The proteins below are encoded in one region of Alcanivorax sp. REN37:
- a CDS encoding pilus assembly PilX family protein, which translates to MTMAVDGQRGAALLVALMILVLTAILGVVAMKSSVFSSRLAVGTQLDALAFEGAESALAESFQELGRDTGIGELARVLDGNQYQRCVTKDDRRAERLCASGDHLDSRGLVRSQVRAGLSGRRPVAGGQVSVTGSGAILVDYEVSMLGEADIDAYDVSNHHVQETLKRGLMAAGEVE; encoded by the coding sequence ATGACAATGGCAGTGGATGGCCAGCGTGGAGCAGCTTTGCTGGTGGCACTGATGATTCTGGTGCTGACCGCTATTTTGGGCGTGGTGGCGATGAAAAGCAGTGTGTTCAGCTCGCGTTTGGCGGTGGGCACACAGCTTGATGCGCTGGCGTTCGAAGGCGCGGAGTCGGCGTTGGCGGAGTCTTTTCAGGAGCTCGGTCGAGACACCGGAATCGGTGAGTTGGCACGGGTGCTGGACGGCAATCAATACCAGCGCTGTGTCACCAAGGACGATCGCCGCGCCGAGCGCCTTTGTGCCAGTGGCGACCACCTTGATTCGCGTGGGCTGGTGCGCAGCCAGGTTCGTGCCGGCCTCAGCGGCCGGCGTCCAGTTGCGGGCGGACAGGTGAGTGTCACCGGTTCCGGCGCCATCTTGGTGGATTACGAGGTAAGCATGTTGGGGGAAGCTGACATCGACGCGTACGACGTCTCCAACCACCACGTGCAGGAGACCCTCAAGCGGGGGCTGATGGCGGCAGGGGAGGTGGAGTAA
- a CDS encoding GspH/FimT family pseudopilin: protein MKGWTLLELLMVLLVLVITSTAVWPAWQQLERRLALKSGLEETLSLLNSTRAEALLHQRVTVCSDQGCDRFPWSQGLVSWNHRGQQLGQAHLPKDVLIVWRGFRGTALVFEDRGRLRFQNGSLLLCHRKLPADGHRVVLNWVGRPRVEAARTGDCLVD, encoded by the coding sequence ATGAAAGGCTGGACGCTGCTGGAATTGCTTATGGTGTTGTTAGTGCTGGTCATCACCAGCACTGCCGTTTGGCCGGCCTGGCAGCAGTTGGAAAGGCGGCTGGCATTGAAATCAGGCCTGGAGGAAACCTTGTCACTGCTGAACAGCACCCGCGCCGAGGCACTGCTGCACCAACGGGTGACGGTATGCAGCGATCAAGGCTGCGACCGTTTTCCGTGGTCACAAGGATTAGTGAGCTGGAATCACCGTGGACAACAGCTGGGACAAGCACATCTCCCCAAAGATGTGCTGATTGTTTGGCGCGGCTTTCGTGGCACTGCGTTGGTGTTCGAAGACCGAGGGCGGCTGCGTTTTCAGAACGGCAGTTTGCTGCTCTGTCACCGGAAGTTGCCTGCCGACGGTCACCGGGTGGTGCTCAACTGGGTCGGCCGCCCCCGGGTGGAGGCGGCCCGCACCGGCGATTGCTTGGTCGACTGA
- a CDS encoding sigma-54-dependent transcriptional regulator, with the protein MSAEQQRILVVDDEEDLRELLVISLGRMKMQAHAVGTVAEARQALQQREFDLCLTDMQLPDGDGLELVRLISQQWPELPVAMITAFGSMDTAIQAMKHGAYDYITKPVSMDQLRRLVDDGLHIRSAQANGPAPGAELVGEAPAMRDLKQQIAKLARSQAPIYISGESGSGKEKVAQLIHSSGPRHDKPFIAVNCGAIPSELMESEFFGHRKGSFTGAFEDRKGLFREADGGTLFLDEVADLPLHMQVKLLRAIQEKSVRPVGEAREFDVNVRIMCATHKNLAEQVNDGYFRQDLYYRLNVIEARVPPLRERREDIPLLVDFFSQRLSQQWGLPAPQFSRAARQALEDYEFPGNVRELENVLERALTLADGPQIEPHHLQLRAAAERQPINEPLMAEPPRSNSQPLEDYLQDIEKREILKALDATLWNRTAAARKLGMTFRSLRYRLKKLGLDQGGDDEDDNA; encoded by the coding sequence ATGAGCGCTGAACAACAACGCATCCTTGTCGTGGACGACGAAGAGGATCTGCGGGAACTGCTGGTGATTTCTCTGGGGCGAATGAAAATGCAGGCCCATGCCGTGGGGACGGTGGCGGAAGCCCGCCAAGCACTGCAGCAACGGGAATTCGATCTCTGTCTGACCGACATGCAGCTGCCCGATGGCGACGGGCTGGAGCTCGTGCGCCTGATTTCGCAGCAGTGGCCAGAATTGCCGGTAGCGATGATCACCGCCTTCGGCAGCATGGACACCGCCATCCAGGCGATGAAGCACGGCGCCTACGACTACATCACCAAGCCCGTGTCGATGGACCAACTGCGGCGGCTGGTGGATGACGGTCTCCACATCCGCAGCGCTCAAGCCAACGGCCCAGCGCCCGGCGCCGAACTGGTCGGCGAAGCGCCGGCGATGCGCGACCTCAAGCAGCAGATTGCCAAGCTGGCACGCAGCCAGGCGCCGATTTATATCAGCGGCGAATCCGGCTCTGGCAAGGAGAAGGTGGCACAGCTGATCCACAGCAGCGGCCCCCGCCACGACAAGCCGTTTATTGCGGTGAACTGCGGGGCGATTCCCTCAGAGCTGATGGAAAGCGAGTTCTTCGGCCACCGAAAAGGCAGCTTCACCGGTGCCTTTGAAGACCGCAAAGGGCTGTTCCGCGAAGCCGACGGCGGCACGCTGTTCCTTGACGAAGTGGCCGACCTGCCGTTGCACATGCAGGTGAAGCTGCTGCGCGCGATTCAGGAAAAAAGCGTGCGCCCGGTGGGTGAAGCACGGGAGTTCGACGTCAATGTGCGCATCATGTGCGCCACTCACAAGAATCTAGCTGAACAGGTTAATGACGGCTATTTCCGCCAAGACTTGTATTACCGCTTGAATGTAATCGAAGCGCGGGTACCACCACTGCGTGAGCGCCGCGAAGACATTCCACTGCTGGTGGATTTCTTTAGCCAGCGCTTGAGCCAGCAGTGGGGATTGCCAGCGCCACAGTTTTCCCGTGCCGCCCGCCAAGCACTGGAAGATTACGAGTTCCCCGGCAACGTGCGGGAACTGGAGAACGTGCTCGAGCGTGCTCTGACACTGGCCGATGGCCCACAGATCGAACCGCACCACCTGCAGCTGCGCGCCGCTGCTGAGCGGCAACCGATCAACGAACCATTGATGGCAGAGCCACCACGCTCCAACAGCCAACCGCTGGAGGATTACCTGCAAGACATCGAAAAGCGGGAAATTCTCAAGGCGCTGGACGCCACACTCTGGAACCGCACCGCCGCTGCCCGCAAACTCGGCATGACGTTCCGCTCACTGCGTTACCGGCTGAAGAAGCTCGGCCTCGATCAAGGCGGCGACGACGAAGACGATAACGCGTAA
- a CDS encoding type IV pilin protein yields the protein MIREPNAAQGGFTLLELLMVVVIIGILAAVAYPSYQGHIQRTHQAEVKSQMLGLQSTLERYRAQRLTYQNATVAALATDLARNRMYNVSLEISANFQGYTLTARPQGIMVGTGAYAVNHLGQRCHNRSNDSACTNFAANWD from the coding sequence ATGATCCGTGAGCCGAACGCCGCCCAGGGCGGCTTCACCTTGCTGGAACTGCTGATGGTGGTGGTGATCATCGGCATCCTGGCAGCGGTGGCCTATCCGTCTTATCAAGGGCATATCCAACGCACCCACCAAGCGGAAGTGAAGAGCCAGATGCTCGGTCTGCAAAGTACTCTGGAGCGCTACCGGGCTCAGCGGCTGACCTATCAAAACGCCACCGTGGCGGCGCTGGCCACCGATTTGGCGCGCAACCGGATGTACAATGTCAGCTTGGAAATCAGTGCCAATTTCCAAGGCTACACCCTGACCGCCAGGCCGCAGGGAATCATGGTGGGTACGGGGGCCTATGCGGTAAACCATCTTGGCCAGCGCTGCCACAACCGCAGCAACGATTCCGCTTGTACCAACTTCGCCGCCAACTGGGATTGA
- the pilV gene encoding type IV pilus modification protein PilV, which translates to MKKRPAPECFPRLQQGAGLIEVLVALMVLAIGILGYAGMQLAAMKSAEVAHERSLATGLAQDVLERMQANPRANHLANGLWPDEGVDPGSFSEWNRCTAQSCNPDQMARWEADSARWLAGQLLPEGRVVVRECLYATGLTCVVVSWKGQAADDCLTNSGIKATLDAACLVLEVAR; encoded by the coding sequence ATGAAAAAACGACCTGCTCCTGAGTGCTTCCCGCGCTTGCAACAGGGCGCCGGACTGATCGAAGTGTTGGTGGCCTTGATGGTGTTGGCAATCGGCATCCTCGGTTATGCCGGTATGCAGCTGGCGGCCATGAAGAGCGCGGAAGTGGCTCACGAGCGCTCGCTCGCCACCGGCCTTGCGCAAGATGTGTTGGAACGCATGCAGGCCAACCCGCGCGCTAACCATCTTGCCAATGGCTTGTGGCCAGATGAGGGGGTCGATCCCGGTTCGTTTTCCGAATGGAACCGCTGCACAGCGCAGAGCTGCAACCCAGACCAAATGGCGCGCTGGGAAGCTGACTCCGCCCGTTGGTTAGCCGGGCAGCTGTTACCGGAAGGGCGGGTGGTGGTGAGGGAGTGCCTCTACGCTACCGGACTCACTTGCGTAGTGGTGTCGTGGAAAGGCCAGGCGGCAGACGACTGCCTGACCAACAGCGGCATCAAGGCAACCTTGGATGCAGCGTGCTTGGTACTGGAGGTGGCGCGATGA
- a CDS encoding sensor histidine kinase, whose protein sequence is MTELRGRRLQRWSPAQVYALYRLLLAALLVLVFLLSRDSKPVLGSYNPTLFAGTALLYLALALTYLALPALSRRFAAQFSMVAVLTDIVVLTLLVHASGGTGSSLTVLLIVTVAAACIILPGRLGLMAAAAASLTMMLEQFLFSLGHQLDNPLHLTESATLGLAFFAVALITQQVVQRLTLSEQLAERQLSAIHQLEILNQQVVNRMRTGVLVFEADGHVLLHNDSAHQLFPELDQQRVLPGALREHFQLWQQANGQPLPPLPDTVELPALDVGFARLPEQAGVFIAFLENRARVMQEAQQLKLASLGRLTATIAHEIRNPLSAIAQAAELLSDTPDRNAEDQHLLRIVQRHVLRLDGIVNDVLGLSRTTVGEAAQLDLQQALAAAARRFAEHGHAAASLQLLPCPSLPLVRFDAHHLEQVLDNLLHNAVSHGGAPVQLAAGRHPHSGLPWVSVRDHGAGISDANRDNVFEPFFTTSREGTGLGLFVCRGICESHQARLHFEAAEPGTRFIITFAHPDRVFR, encoded by the coding sequence ATGACTGAACTGCGCGGCCGCCGTCTGCAGCGCTGGTCGCCGGCGCAGGTCTATGCTCTGTACCGGTTGTTGCTGGCGGCGTTGCTGGTGCTGGTGTTCTTGCTCAGCCGCGACAGCAAGCCGGTGCTGGGCAGCTACAATCCGACGCTGTTTGCCGGCACCGCCCTGCTCTACCTGGCATTGGCGCTGACCTATTTGGCGTTGCCGGCGCTGTCGCGCCGTTTTGCCGCGCAATTCTCGATGGTGGCGGTGCTCACCGACATTGTGGTGCTGACCCTGCTGGTACATGCCAGCGGCGGTACCGGCAGCAGCCTGACGGTGCTGCTGATCGTCACGGTGGCGGCAGCCTGCATCATCCTGCCCGGCCGGCTTGGACTGATGGCCGCGGCCGCGGCTTCGCTGACCATGATGCTGGAGCAGTTCCTGTTTTCCCTCGGCCACCAGCTCGACAACCCGCTGCATCTGACCGAGTCTGCCACCCTCGGACTGGCTTTTTTTGCGGTCGCCCTGATCACCCAGCAGGTGGTGCAGCGGCTGACGCTCAGCGAGCAGTTGGCGGAGCGGCAACTCTCGGCCATCCACCAGCTGGAAATACTGAATCAGCAGGTCGTGAACCGTATGCGCACCGGGGTATTGGTGTTCGAAGCCGACGGCCACGTGCTGCTGCACAATGATTCCGCCCACCAACTGTTTCCTGAACTAGACCAGCAGCGGGTGTTGCCCGGCGCGCTTCGCGAACATTTCCAGCTGTGGCAGCAAGCCAATGGCCAACCACTGCCGCCGCTGCCCGACACCGTGGAACTGCCCGCGCTGGACGTGGGTTTTGCGCGCCTACCGGAACAAGCTGGCGTGTTCATAGCCTTCCTCGAAAACCGCGCCCGGGTCATGCAGGAGGCGCAGCAGCTGAAACTGGCATCGCTAGGCCGACTGACCGCCACCATTGCCCACGAGATCCGCAACCCGCTCAGCGCTATCGCTCAAGCGGCAGAGCTGCTGTCCGACACCCCAGATCGCAACGCCGAGGACCAGCACTTGCTGCGTATCGTGCAGCGTCATGTGCTACGGCTGGACGGCATCGTCAACGACGTGCTGGGGCTGTCGCGCACCACCGTCGGCGAAGCGGCGCAGCTCGATCTGCAACAAGCGCTGGCAGCCGCCGCCCGCCGCTTTGCCGAGCATGGCCATGCTGCGGCATCACTGCAACTGCTGCCTTGTCCGTCGCTGCCGCTGGTGCGCTTCGATGCCCACCACTTAGAACAAGTGCTCGACAACCTGCTCCACAACGCCGTCAGCCACGGCGGCGCACCGGTGCAATTGGCGGCTGGGCGCCATCCGCATTCCGGCCTGCCGTGGGTCAGCGTGCGCGATCATGGCGCCGGGATCAGCGATGCGAATCGTGATAATGTGTTCGAGCCATTCTTTACAACATCGCGTGAAGGAACCGGCCTGGGGCTGTTCGTTTGTCGGGGGATATGCGAAAGCCACCAAGCGCGCCTGCACTTTGAGGCGGCCGAGCCAGGTACCCGGTTCATCATTACCTTCGCGCATCCGGATCGGGTATTTCGATGA
- a CDS encoding GspH/FimT family pseudopilin: protein MASPGARNERGFTLIELMVTIVVLAIVLALAVPSFQSVVDGSRVRGTTSELITALNTARAHAINFRSSVTLAPQSGSDWNSGWRLSFPTGSSRENEDFHAPEYTTVTLTQGASNLVFTARGVIPGGRQFRVCSAKGGDGRIVSISPFGQVTNEKTTCS from the coding sequence ATGGCATCGCCGGGTGCGCGCAACGAGCGCGGTTTCACATTGATTGAGCTGATGGTGACCATTGTGGTGCTGGCCATTGTGCTGGCGCTGGCGGTGCCTAGCTTCCAGTCGGTGGTGGATGGTAGCCGAGTGCGCGGTACCACCAGCGAGCTGATCACGGCACTGAACACCGCCCGTGCTCACGCCATTAACTTCCGCTCCAGCGTCACGCTGGCGCCGCAGAGCGGCAGCGATTGGAACTCCGGTTGGCGGCTCAGCTTCCCGACCGGTTCAAGCCGCGAGAATGAAGACTTTCACGCCCCTGAATACACCACTGTGACCTTGACCCAGGGCGCCAGCAATCTGGTATTCACCGCCCGTGGCGTGATTCCAGGTGGCCGCCAGTTCCGCGTCTGCAGTGCCAAGGGTGGTGATGGACGCATCGTTTCAATCAGCCCATTCGGACAGGTGACCAATGAAAAAACGACCTGCTCCTGA
- a CDS encoding PilW family protein yields the protein MTVSHAKGFSLIELMVALLLGVVITLAATQMFAGNSRAFNLQQAQSQVQEEGTLLMRFLADDIRMAGLFGDDIAAQPGVVFAPITVGGKTLLGSGEGGSAGDSLTFTFVGDQDCLGNGASSTLIAQRYFLNNGGLYCDSSLAAAAIELLPNVEAFEVLYGIREGDETPPVISRYVTANQVGDRPVMAVKLAVLLSKEAGLPASVGETVTYRLLDQSVTRAVDSRLRRAFQRTVALRNFPWEA from the coding sequence ATGACAGTCAGCCATGCCAAGGGGTTCAGTTTGATCGAGCTGATGGTGGCGCTGTTGCTGGGCGTGGTCATCACGCTGGCCGCCACGCAGATGTTCGCGGGCAATAGCCGCGCTTTCAACTTGCAGCAGGCGCAGTCGCAGGTGCAGGAAGAAGGCACTTTATTGATGCGCTTCCTTGCCGATGACATCCGTATGGCAGGCCTGTTCGGCGATGACATTGCGGCCCAGCCCGGTGTGGTGTTCGCGCCGATCACCGTGGGCGGTAAAACACTGCTCGGCTCCGGCGAAGGGGGCAGCGCCGGCGACAGCCTCACATTCACCTTCGTCGGCGACCAGGACTGTCTCGGCAATGGCGCCTCCAGCACCCTGATTGCACAGCGTTATTTCCTCAATAACGGTGGTCTGTACTGCGATAGCAGTTTGGCAGCGGCGGCGATCGAGTTGCTGCCTAACGTTGAGGCATTCGAGGTGCTGTATGGCATCCGCGAAGGCGATGAAACGCCGCCAGTAATTTCCCGTTATGTCACCGCTAACCAAGTTGGCGACCGGCCGGTGATGGCGGTGAAGCTCGCTGTGCTGCTGAGCAAAGAGGCGGGGCTGCCGGCATCGGTGGGCGAAACGGTGACCTACCGCTTGCTGGATCAGAGCGTAACGCGGGCAGTGGATAGCCGCTTGCGGCGTGCGTTCCAGCGCACTGTTGCACTGCGCAATTTCCCTTGGGAGGCATGA
- a CDS encoding NAD(P)/FAD-dependent oxidoreductase, which yields MAEIGIVGAGILGLLSARRLAAQGHQVTLWSAPQRHPPASWAGGGILSALFPWRYPDALTRLTRHALADYQQLSAALAQEGWPGLELVESGLLMPGVADTATALSWAARWDLAARVVSAAEHCGRFHDEHALWIPSVGQLRNPRALKALAASSRRAGVHTVDEPVQRFVAAGAGWAVQGAQQSRRVDQLLLCSGAGTAGLVQRSTGRQLPLFPARGEMLCYAPGIEPPPCIILREQGYVIPRADGTLLVGSTLTESADGRPTAGGGRVLQELAETLWPPLAGRLPFAQWAGIRPGCRASVPILSELPEAPGVFIASGHFRNGLVAAPASAALITALMTGTAAPFDPAPYALSSSSSPP from the coding sequence GTGGCAGAAATCGGTATTGTCGGCGCGGGCATACTGGGATTGCTGAGCGCTCGGCGGCTTGCTGCGCAAGGCCATCAGGTCACGTTGTGGTCGGCGCCGCAGCGCCATCCGCCCGCCTCGTGGGCTGGCGGCGGCATCCTGTCAGCCCTATTCCCTTGGCGTTATCCAGACGCGCTGACGCGCCTCACCCGCCATGCGCTGGCGGACTACCAGCAGCTCAGCGCCGCACTGGCACAGGAAGGTTGGCCCGGATTGGAGCTGGTCGAGAGCGGGTTGCTGATGCCCGGCGTTGCCGACACGGCGACGGCGTTGTCATGGGCAGCGCGCTGGGATTTGGCGGCACGCGTTGTTTCGGCGGCAGAGCACTGCGGGCGCTTCCATGATGAGCACGCGCTATGGATTCCCAGCGTGGGCCAATTGCGTAATCCGCGGGCGTTGAAAGCCTTGGCCGCGTCAAGTCGGCGGGCGGGGGTGCACACCGTCGACGAGCCGGTGCAACGTTTTGTCGCAGCGGGAGCCGGATGGGCGGTGCAAGGGGCGCAACAGAGTAGGCGGGTGGATCAATTGCTACTTTGCTCCGGTGCGGGCACCGCCGGCTTGGTCCAGCGCAGCACTGGGCGCCAGCTGCCGTTGTTTCCAGCGCGAGGCGAAATGCTCTGTTACGCTCCCGGCATTGAGCCACCGCCCTGCATCATTTTGCGGGAGCAGGGCTACGTGATACCGCGTGCCGATGGCACCTTGTTGGTGGGCAGTACCTTAACAGAGAGTGCGGACGGGCGGCCTACAGCCGGCGGCGGCCGTGTCTTGCAGGAGCTGGCGGAAACGCTGTGGCCGCCGCTGGCGGGGCGGTTGCCGTTTGCGCAGTGGGCCGGAATTCGCCCTGGTTGCCGGGCGTCGGTGCCGATTCTGTCGGAGTTGCCGGAAGCGCCGGGGGTATTCATAGCCAGCGGCCATTTCCGCAACGGGCTGGTGGCAGCACCGGCCAGCGCGGCGTTGATCACAGCCTTGATGACCGGCACCGCGGCGCCGTTTGATCCGGCGCCTTACGCGTTATCGTCTTCGTCGTCGCCGCCTTGA
- a CDS encoding VWA domain-containing protein yields MVSINAWRKWIGLGCLLASSVSAAHTTEIFFAQASTESEHNKPEANVLFLLDTSGSMGTQMGNITRLETLKRAFATVVDNVGPGVRIGLAKFNGDPKNGSGYGGYVFSAVRDLTDADKAVMKSVVNGLTATSNTPTMESYSEVARYMLGMSPTNYAKTGEAIQNKPSPAINWRNGRSDDFYTSPINPLNQCDSNHIIVMTDGEPTADADYFSVRNITGRSCNSSWPCQRDLAFWLYNNGQNAKDRKSIMTWQVALGTQNAVGEMDKVAQAGGTGVARRANNVQELANEFLDILDLISKDMRSVTSAGVSMNQANRLQHLEQLYFAVFQPDVAGLWHGNLKRYQASADAVLDASGTAAVDNDGLFKESARSFWSGSADGSDVDKGGARGQLEERRLYVSNAQGTTVTRLQSSNLNSVNFAIPPGVTVTPRQVFDRLQTTWGDPLHSSPLMVNYAAPSADPDEQTNVVFISTNAGMLHAIDSKNGRELYTFMPHEMVRQAYSLVYPAALRPDNTRGLYGLDSSWTGWRRGRAGAATPEAVYLFGGMRRGGYSYYGLDVTDLTQAPKMQWVIHGRGDADYPVTATRGFELMGQTWSVPTLTQVRINGTKTPVLVFGGGYDPRYGAHDKSINQEGFRNEAPSRSTGDEVGRAVYMVNAETGKLLWSASSNATSGVAGAGHTRVNDMKWSVPGGIAVVDIDFDGVADFLYYADLGGQVFRVDLNDDATGTSSVVKRVVRLANLGGNSAAENRRFYDPPAVSYAEEAGRRHLMVSIGSGYASHPLDAATRERVFSFRDDSALSADASTAVTTITAAQLLNVTDNLTPALEDFDGKLGWYVDLRRRGEKSLAAPAVINGRLLITTYAPFDGGGQLDVCKVSLGRSYLYVMDVATGRPASLNHDTVPTQREQALQAQTPVSTPQILAREGGNSLSLLIGNEIVGDADGGNLELRKRRWFTLPRDKANQFFNQLPGAQNDP; encoded by the coding sequence ATGGTCAGCATCAATGCGTGGCGAAAGTGGATCGGGCTCGGGTGCTTGCTGGCGAGCAGTGTCAGCGCTGCTCATACCACTGAAATCTTCTTTGCCCAAGCTTCTACCGAAAGTGAGCACAACAAGCCGGAAGCCAACGTGCTGTTTCTGCTGGATACCTCCGGCAGTATGGGCACCCAGATGGGCAATATCACCCGGCTGGAAACGCTGAAACGGGCGTTTGCGACAGTGGTGGACAATGTCGGTCCCGGCGTCCGCATCGGTCTCGCCAAATTCAATGGTGACCCGAAGAACGGCAGTGGCTACGGCGGCTACGTGTTCTCCGCAGTGCGTGACCTGACTGACGCGGATAAGGCCGTGATGAAGTCGGTGGTGAACGGGCTTACGGCCACCTCCAACACGCCCACCATGGAGTCCTACTCAGAAGTGGCCCGCTATATGCTGGGCATGTCGCCGACTAACTATGCCAAGACTGGTGAGGCAATCCAGAATAAACCCAGCCCCGCGATCAACTGGCGTAATGGGCGCAGTGACGACTTCTACACCTCGCCCATCAATCCGCTCAACCAATGTGACTCTAACCACATCATCGTCATGACCGATGGTGAGCCCACCGCGGACGCTGACTATTTCTCAGTGAGAAATATTACTGGCAGATCCTGTAATTCGTCGTGGCCGTGCCAGCGGGATTTGGCGTTTTGGCTCTACAACAACGGCCAAAATGCAAAGGACCGCAAGTCCATCATGACGTGGCAGGTGGCGCTGGGTACGCAGAACGCAGTGGGAGAGATGGATAAGGTGGCTCAAGCCGGCGGCACTGGCGTGGCGCGCCGCGCCAACAACGTGCAAGAGTTGGCGAATGAGTTTCTCGATATTCTCGATCTTATTTCCAAAGACATGCGCTCGGTGACTTCCGCCGGGGTGTCGATGAACCAGGCAAACCGGTTGCAGCATCTTGAGCAACTGTACTTCGCGGTGTTTCAGCCAGATGTTGCGGGGCTGTGGCACGGCAACTTGAAGCGCTATCAGGCGTCTGCTGACGCAGTGCTCGATGCGTCCGGAACGGCGGCGGTAGATAACGATGGGTTGTTCAAAGAAAGCGCCCGCAGCTTCTGGTCCGGCAGCGCGGATGGGTCTGACGTGGACAAGGGCGGCGCCCGCGGCCAACTCGAAGAGCGGCGACTGTACGTCAGCAATGCCCAAGGGACTACCGTCACGCGGCTGCAGAGTTCGAATCTGAACAGCGTCAATTTTGCCATCCCGCCCGGCGTCACGGTTACCCCGCGGCAGGTGTTTGACCGGTTGCAGACCACCTGGGGTGACCCACTGCATAGCTCGCCGCTGATGGTGAATTATGCTGCGCCCAGCGCCGATCCTGATGAACAAACCAACGTGGTATTTATCTCCACTAATGCCGGTATGTTGCACGCCATCGACAGTAAGAACGGGCGGGAGCTGTATACCTTTATGCCCCATGAAATGGTGCGGCAGGCTTATTCGCTGGTGTACCCGGCGGCGCTGCGCCCCGACAACACCCGCGGTCTGTACGGCCTCGACAGCTCTTGGACCGGTTGGCGCCGTGGTCGCGCCGGTGCCGCCACCCCGGAAGCGGTGTATCTGTTCGGCGGCATGCGCCGGGGCGGATATTCCTACTACGGCCTTGATGTCACCGACCTGACCCAGGCGCCGAAAATGCAGTGGGTGATCCATGGGCGCGGGGATGCTGATTATCCGGTCACCGCCACGCGGGGCTTCGAACTGATGGGCCAGACTTGGTCGGTGCCCACGCTGACCCAGGTGCGTATCAACGGCACCAAAACCCCGGTGCTGGTGTTCGGCGGGGGCTATGATCCGCGCTATGGCGCACATGATAAGAGCATTAACCAGGAAGGTTTCCGCAATGAGGCGCCGAGCCGCAGTACGGGGGATGAAGTCGGTCGCGCGGTGTACATGGTGAATGCGGAGACCGGCAAGCTACTGTGGTCCGCCAGCAGCAACGCCACCTCCGGCGTCGCGGGTGCTGGCCACACGCGTGTCAACGACATGAAGTGGTCGGTTCCGGGCGGTATCGCGGTGGTGGATATCGACTTTGATGGTGTGGCCGACTTCCTTTACTACGCTGACCTTGGCGGCCAAGTGTTCCGGGTGGATCTCAACGATGACGCCACGGGCACCAGCAGCGTGGTCAAACGCGTGGTGCGTCTTGCCAATCTGGGCGGCAACTCGGCCGCAGAGAACCGTCGCTTTTACGATCCGCCCGCAGTGTCTTACGCCGAGGAAGCGGGGCGTCGGCATCTGATGGTGTCGATCGGTTCCGGCTACGCATCTCACCCGTTGGATGCTGCCACCCGTGAGCGAGTGTTCTCGTTCCGCGATGACTCGGCGTTGTCTGCCGACGCAAGCACGGCGGTCACCACGATCACCGCTGCCCAGCTGCTCAACGTGACCGACAACCTGACCCCGGCCTTGGAAGACTTCGATGGCAAGCTGGGTTGGTACGTGGATCTGCGCCGGCGTGGCGAGAAGTCGCTGGCCGCCCCGGCAGTGATCAACGGGCGCTTGTTGATCACCACTTACGCCCCCTTCGACGGCGGTGGACAGCTGGACGTATGCAAGGTCAGCTTAGGGCGCTCCTATCTTTATGTGATGGACGTGGCCACCGGCCGACCGGCATCACTGAACCACGACACGGTGCCGACGCAGCGCGAGCAAGCGCTACAGGCACAAACACCCGTGTCCACGCCGCAGATCCTGGCGCGGGAAGGTGGCAACTCACTGTCGCTGCTGATCGGCAACGAGATCGTTGGTGATGCGGACGGCGGTAACCTGGAGCTGCGCAAGCGGCGCTGGTTCACGCTGCCGCGTGACAAAGCCAACCAGTTCTTCAACCAACTGCCCGGGGCCCAGAATGATCCGTGA